A stretch of the Archangium violaceum genome encodes the following:
- a CDS encoding ferritin-like domain-containing protein: protein MSTSVLPLVPGEELFELGMLGGNIERRYRKLRPEVETLPWGTLHPEDFPEHLVLAARRAWTEAAFQEYRTAAACTATLQALIAARAPLDLIGMGCRFPLDEMVHVELCARLASELGGGIPLLHDPLGMIPPPRPGRALVQAAELVVRYFCVGEAISIPLLRGTWRSATHPLVKAVLGRIVKDEAAHGQFGWVFLDWALPMLEEDEREVLRDAAGRTIAAVRENQARIAAQGEGESSAIHALGWMRSRAYLDLARRSMETEVLAPLRARGLEPR, encoded by the coding sequence ATGAGCACGTCCGTCCTCCCCCTCGTCCCTGGCGAGGAGCTCTTCGAACTGGGGATGCTCGGAGGCAACATCGAGCGCCGGTACCGCAAGCTCCGACCCGAAGTGGAGACGCTCCCGTGGGGGACGCTCCACCCGGAGGACTTCCCCGAGCACCTCGTTCTCGCCGCGCGCAGGGCCTGGACCGAGGCCGCCTTCCAGGAGTACCGCACCGCCGCCGCCTGCACCGCGACGCTGCAGGCGCTCATCGCCGCGCGGGCGCCGCTGGATCTCATCGGCATGGGGTGCCGCTTCCCGCTCGACGAGATGGTCCACGTCGAGCTGTGCGCAAGGCTCGCGTCCGAGCTCGGTGGTGGCATCCCCCTTCTGCATGATCCGCTCGGGATGATTCCACCGCCCCGGCCGGGCCGTGCGCTCGTGCAGGCGGCGGAGCTCGTCGTCCGCTACTTCTGCGTGGGTGAGGCGATCTCCATCCCCCTGCTTCGAGGCACCTGGCGCTCCGCGACGCACCCGCTGGTGAAGGCGGTGCTGGGTCGGATCGTCAAGGACGAGGCCGCGCACGGGCAGTTCGGGTGGGTGTTCCTCGACTGGGCGTTGCCGATGCTGGAGGAGGACGAGCGGGAGGTACTTCGGGATGCGGCGGGGAGGACGATCGCCGCCGTCCGGGAGAACCAGGCACGCATCGCGGCACAGGGGGAGGGAGAGTCCAGCGCGATCCATGCGCTCGGGTGGATGCGGTCCCGGGCGTACCTGGACCTCGCGCGCAGGTCGATGGAGACCGAGGTGCTCGCTCCGCTGCGGGCACGTGGGCTCGAACCTCGCTGA
- a CDS encoding OsmC family protein, with the protein MSDVYPLSLRWEGTTTDYATGEHSRAAVASAPGKPDIAVSAAGPYGGDDTRWNPEDLLGASLATCHMLTFLSLARKVRLDVRGYVDDVQVVLGTEGRVTRVTEIRLAPTIRVAPGTDAAKVREMFEKAHKYCFIGLSLTSAVRMEPRIEEVAEGA; encoded by the coding sequence ATGTCCGATGTCTACCCCCTCTCGCTGCGCTGGGAAGGCACCACCACCGACTACGCCACGGGCGAGCACAGCCGCGCCGCGGTGGCCTCCGCACCGGGCAAGCCGGACATCGCGGTGAGCGCCGCGGGACCCTACGGCGGGGACGACACGCGGTGGAACCCGGAGGACCTGCTCGGCGCCTCGCTCGCCACCTGCCACATGCTCACCTTCCTGTCGCTCGCCAGGAAGGTGCGCCTGGACGTGCGTGGCTACGTGGACGACGTGCAGGTGGTGCTCGGCACAGAGGGCCGGGTGACGCGCGTCACCGAAATCCGCCTCGCGCCCACCATCCGCGTGGCCCCCGGGACGGACGCGGCCAAGGTGCGCGAGATGTTCGAGAAGGCCCACAAGTACTGCTTCATCGGCCTGTCCCTCACCTCCGCCGTGCGCATGGAGCCGCGCATCGAGGAGGTGGCGGAGGGGGCGTAG
- the sitI6 gene encoding SitI6 family double-CXXCG motif immunity protein, producing the protein MNYFRIQEDRSAGYTGSVDASHRWKLPGLYCPLCQDAWSGGANAYPSVDLTPITALADFETSRAEPIEEYERLCELVRPHLPPGAQLEPGAGFGPLEGKAQGRFGQLFMDFAEVLLIQREALNKLQAVGLRGLKGCPTALRFRQRHSPELLELELLPAGRLHPDCLPPNPQPPCPRCGRLMHPLPDVLILDASTLPEHLDLFRLEDYCNVNICTGRFVEACQRLGLDGVVFQPVEVAASRASQS; encoded by the coding sequence ATGAACTATTTCCGCATCCAGGAAGACAGGTCCGCGGGTTACACGGGCTCTGTTGACGCCTCGCATCGATGGAAGCTGCCAGGCCTCTACTGCCCCTTATGTCAGGACGCATGGAGCGGCGGCGCCAACGCATACCCTTCGGTTGATTTGACGCCGATAACCGCTCTGGCCGACTTCGAGACCTCCCGGGCCGAACCCATTGAGGAGTATGAACGACTATGCGAGCTGGTACGTCCCCACCTGCCCCCGGGTGCGCAGTTAGAGCCAGGAGCGGGATTCGGACCGCTCGAGGGCAAGGCCCAGGGCCGCTTCGGGCAATTGTTCATGGACTTCGCCGAGGTGCTGCTGATTCAGCGTGAGGCCTTGAACAAGCTCCAAGCCGTGGGGCTCAGAGGACTCAAGGGCTGCCCAACCGCCCTGCGCTTCCGCCAACGTCACTCGCCTGAGTTGCTCGAGCTGGAGCTCCTACCCGCGGGCCGCCTGCACCCCGACTGCCTTCCCCCCAATCCTCAACCCCCCTGTCCCCGTTGTGGTCGCCTGATGCACCCCCTTCCGGATGTCCTGATATTGGACGCCTCCACCCTTCCCGAGCACCTCGACTTGTTCCGGCTGGAGGACTACTGCAACGTCAACATCTGCACCGGACGCTTCGTGGAGGCCTGCCAGCGCTTAGGATTGGATGGCGTTGTCTTCCAGCCCGTGGAAGTGGCAGCGTCACGAGCGTCACAATCATGA
- a CDS encoding glutathione S-transferase family protein, which yields MSLTLYYHPFSSYCWKALLALHENNVPFTARTIDLWNEKEAAELKSLWPIGKFPVLQDSSRNHTVPESSIIIEYVDQHYPGKAPLIPSDRDLARQTRLCDRFFDFYVMDQTAKIITDNFRPAGKNDPHGVELARKVLATAYDMIEKDMANKTWAMGDIFTMADIAASPALFYADLVEPLASRHKNAAAYLDRLMKRPAFIKVLKEALAVLPPGFPYDSQFKASVQRLAA from the coding sequence ATGTCACTCACTCTCTATTATCACCCGTTTTCGTCTTACTGCTGGAAAGCCCTGTTGGCGTTGCACGAGAACAACGTGCCGTTTACGGCGCGCACCATCGATCTGTGGAACGAGAAGGAAGCCGCGGAGCTGAAATCCCTGTGGCCCATCGGCAAATTCCCCGTCCTCCAGGATTCCAGCCGCAATCACACCGTTCCGGAATCGAGCATCATCATCGAGTACGTCGATCAGCACTATCCGGGAAAGGCGCCGCTGATTCCGTCCGATCGGGATCTCGCGCGGCAGACCCGCCTGTGCGACCGGTTCTTCGATTTCTACGTCATGGACCAGACGGCCAAGATCATCACGGATAACTTCCGGCCGGCCGGAAAAAACGACCCCCACGGCGTGGAGCTGGCGCGCAAGGTCTTGGCCACGGCCTACGACATGATCGAAAAGGACATGGCCAACAAGACGTGGGCGATGGGCGACATCTTCACCATGGCGGACATCGCCGCATCCCCGGCGTTGTTCTATGCGGACCTGGTGGAACCCCTCGCGTCCCGGCACAAGAATGCCGCGGCTTATCTTGACCGCCTCATGAAGCGCCCCGCTTTCATCAAGGTGTTGAAGGAGGCTCTCGCGGTGCTGCCTCCCGGGTTCCCATACGATTCCCAGTTCAAAGCCAGCGTCCAGCGGTTGGCGGCTTAG
- a CDS encoding HTTM domain-containing protein, whose amino-acid sequence MRGYLTGSAVDLAVFRITVFVVVLLSRDVYEAPVWAPTAEAVRSAPIGLGWLAPHLPLSSTWAWVALGVLVPSTLLSILGLFTRAATVLAATSLAYVLTVPQFAGTVLHTHHLLWFAVLLAASPCADALSVDAWLRARRHGSQVAPDDALGYGLPIRIAWVLVGLIFLFPGLWKWSAGLDWALGGALRGQLYWKWAEYGGWRPWLRVDEWPGVLEAGGVAVMLFEPLVLVGVLVPRLRPWTVGAALLFHAATALVFRIEFSSLWACYTVFVPWSRVLARVGLGGTTLGTPRAGHVRQWMPAAVTGGVLVLGALVSGAAGIRSGFPFACYPTFHTRAPAEIPALELEAHVGDRLLRWDLASGASQRAWGTLWHLALRPEPSRIARWMEVVRARHPELAAAGRLRVFRTWRAADPRASAEVLRRELIWEH is encoded by the coding sequence ATGCGCGGGTACCTCACGGGCAGCGCGGTCGACCTGGCGGTGTTCCGCATCACCGTCTTCGTCGTCGTGCTGCTCTCGCGCGATGTGTACGAGGCGCCCGTGTGGGCGCCGACGGCGGAGGCGGTGAGGTCCGCGCCCATCGGCCTCGGGTGGCTCGCGCCCCACCTTCCGCTGTCGTCCACCTGGGCGTGGGTCGCGCTCGGGGTCCTCGTCCCTTCGACGCTTCTCTCCATCCTGGGCCTGTTCACGCGGGCGGCGACGGTGCTCGCGGCGACCTCGTTGGCCTACGTACTCACGGTCCCTCAGTTCGCCGGGACGGTCCTCCACACCCACCATCTCCTGTGGTTCGCCGTGCTGCTCGCGGCGAGCCCCTGCGCGGATGCGCTCTCGGTGGACGCGTGGCTTCGAGCGAGGAGGCACGGCAGCCAGGTTGCTCCGGACGACGCGTTGGGGTACGGGCTCCCCATCCGCATCGCATGGGTCCTCGTCGGGCTCATCTTCCTCTTCCCAGGATTGTGGAAGTGGAGCGCGGGCCTCGACTGGGCACTGGGCGGAGCGCTGCGCGGGCAGCTCTACTGGAAATGGGCCGAATACGGTGGCTGGCGCCCCTGGCTCCGCGTCGACGAGTGGCCGGGCGTGCTCGAGGCCGGAGGTGTCGCGGTGATGCTGTTCGAGCCCCTCGTGCTCGTCGGTGTCCTCGTGCCACGTCTCAGGCCCTGGACGGTTGGCGCGGCGCTGCTCTTCCACGCGGCAACGGCCCTCGTGTTCCGGATCGAGTTCTCCTCGCTCTGGGCCTGCTACACCGTCTTCGTTCCGTGGAGCCGTGTGCTCGCACGCGTCGGGCTCGGCGGCACCACGCTGGGGACACCACGGGCCGGACACGTGCGCCAGTGGATGCCGGCCGCTGTTACAGGAGGCGTGCTCGTGTTGGGCGCATTGGTGTCGGGCGCTGCGGGCATCCGGTCCGGCTTCCCATTCGCGTGCTACCCCACGTTCCACACCAGGGCCCCTGCGGAGATTCCCGCGCTGGAACTCGAGGCGCACGTTGGCGATCGCCTCCTCCGATGGGACCTCGCCTCGGGTGCGTCGCAACGGGCGTGGGGCACCCTGTGGCACCTGGCGCTACGCCCGGAGCCGTCCCGGATTGCCCGCTGGATGGAGGTCGTCCGTGCCCGTCACCCGGAGCTCGCGGCGGCGGGGCGCCTGCGCGTGTTTCGCACCTGGCGCGCCGCGGATCCTCGCGCGTCCGCCGAGGTCCTCCGCCGCGAGCTCATCTGGGAGCATTGA